The sequence CTCTCCCCTGACCAGTCCCGCCATTTCTTCTCTGTCACCTTCCCAACTCTAATCCGCAAGCTCTTCGGCTTCGACGATGCTCAACCTTCATCGTTTCCATCGACCTCGACGACTACCAATCCGCACTCATCCAACGGCTGGATTGACACCGTCATCGCATCCAACGATCCTGAATTAGCTAACAGGGTTTTCTCTCTTCTAGCCCCCAACGGAGTCCTTCTTAGCTCGATTTCTGCCGTCGATCGTCTCTCGCTCGTCAAGTATGTCTTCCCATTCGAACGGTTGCCTGAGTGGGCCCGGTTCATGCTCTCGTCGGATAAGAATTGCCGCGTTTTATCCGATTTGTGCCCCATTTTCAAAGGTAGGGTTAAGGAAGATTCGATTAAAAGCTCTGTGTATCAAATTCAGCTTAGTGTATTTGAATATTACATGTTTTGGTTCGCTTACTACCCTGTTTGTCGGGGAAACAATGAGAATTCTGACAATGTTTCCGCGAAGAGAAGTAGAAGGTTCAAATTGGAGAATTGGGTTTCTTCTATTTCGGGTTTTTCGAGTGCTAGACGCAGCTCAGAGCATAAAATTGAGTGCAATTTATATATGAGGCTTCTTTATGCTTATCTTCGTGCATTTGTGCCTGTACATGATTTGAATTCGCATCAGCCTTATCGTAGTTCGCTTCTTCATCACTCTATGAGTTTTGACGGTACCATTATAATGCAAGCAGAGTTCCTTGTTAACACATTCACACATTTTTGGTTGGTTGACAATGATTTTTCGCCTTTACCTGTAAATTTGTGCAAGTCTTTTGGGGTGTCATTTCCATTACATTCGGTTCTCGGGGAGACCCCGCCAACTGCCGGGCTGGGAGAGTTTGTGAATTTGTTTGTGAAATACTTGAATTTGAGTTCCTTAGTGCATACAGATGGAAATGAGAATGTGGAACATAATGGGAGTCCAAGGTGGAGGATAACAGGTTCATTTGATTCTTCAAAGTCTAAGGATGTTATGGTTGGATCACCCAATTTTCGAACTGTTGGAACTTGGAACTTATCGATACAGAGGCCATTGTACAGGTTTATATTCAGAACATTTCTGTTTTGCCCCATGGAAACTTCGATAAAGAATGCATCTCAGGTGTTTTCAGTTTGGATTAGTTATATGGAACCTTGGTTGATTAGTTTGGATGATTTTGTTGATCTGGATGTTATTGTCAATGCATCAGCTAAGAATTCGAGAAAAGCAGATTCACAGGACCTAGTTGGGGGGTACACATCCTCTTGGCAGGGCTATGTCTTATCCAATTATCTGTACTATAGTTCCTTGGTTATGCATTTTATTGGGTTTGCACACAAGTTTCTTCATGCTGATGTGGAAATAATAGTTCAAATGGTCTTGAAGGTTTGCTTCTTAACCTTTTTCCTATCAAAAGTTAGGTTATTTCTTTGTACGAATTAGTTGTTGCTTTATCTGATGTtgagtttggaaatttaaaattcttaaatGTGGAGATTTTGGATATCTAGCCCatctttataattatttttgcaaCCTGTGACCTCTTTTGGTATTATGTTATTGCCTAATTTATACAGATATGTGATGCTTTTCAAGATGATATGCTTTCGAAGATGATCATGTGTTCAAATTGTGGCATGTTTATTGCTAGAAATGATAATGAACGGAATAAGAGTAATCTCATTCTCTTACATTATGTGATTACTTTCTCGGAGTTCTAAGAATTATGATTCTCACCTAAGTCAGGGATCCACTTCATATTGGTGAGGAAGGAGGTTCCTGATGAGGGATTTACAATTGTGTGGGATTTAGAATTCTGTTTCTCAATCTTTCTctaaatattgttaattttacaaatatccCTAGAGATAGCATTAAAGAAGAAAAGTTATAAGGGAATCTTTTCAATCTTCTGTTCTAATTTCAATTCCTAGTAATTAGTAAGCATCTCAATGTAATAAGCCTATTGTTGTTGCCATTCCAGAAATATCTGTAAGCACCTTAATGAATGCTGGATTTCTACTTTTAGTTTTTTCCATTCTTTTCCTAGTAGTTAATGATccattttgtgtttattttttgttgaacaTTAACCgcctcttatttatttattcattttccattttgtttATCAAAGGGATAAAAGCTTCAATTTTTTTGCTCTAATGCgctggatttttaatttttgcatgAAGAGAAAGAATCTTGTAGTGATAGGTAGATAAGTTTTGACAAGGAGCAGTGGCTTACTGTCTCTGTTAATGACCGGCTAAGCTAAGTAGACAGTTGGTGGCCCCAAGCATATATAATCTTTTTATATAGGTGAGGGTTTATATTACTAAATAGCATTTGGGTTAAAGTTTCACATTTAGCATTGACAGTGTATACTAGCTTAAGTATAGGAGTATATGTGCTGTTTGGTTTGTGCTCTCTTTTGTTGACTTTCTTGGATCTTAGGGGGGTGGCAGTTTTGGTTGGTATCTGGAGACTTGATTGCTTTCCGGTTCTTTTTCTTTGACACAGATTTTCATTGAAGCTCTGTCCCTTTTATACAAATTCAAGATTTTGTCTCGATCTTTTTGTGATACTTGAGTTGAGGATAGTTTTCACAACGTTGATTATTATCCACAGGGTATGGGTTGCTATAAAACAGTCTCTCTGAAAAcacaactttaattaattacataattcATGTCAACACATTTATAATTATGAAAGCAAAATCATAATAGGTAATCTTATCTTTGAATTAACTTGACTATTTTTAGTTAGGATTTATGTATTAAGAATCAAATCATAATTGTTATCACTGGCTCTGTGGCCTACTGTGATTATAGTGCTGGAAACAGTAgacaactttatttatttatattttttcccgTTCTAAATTCTGTTCCTATTTTGTCTTTACAGGTTATAAATGTATTGACATCATCTAAAGAGCTATTTGACCTTATAAAGATGGTGGATTCTGTTTTCCATTCCAAACAAGCTGGATGTGGGAAGTCAATGCTCAACAGCTTATGTAGATTTGTCCCTTCAATTCGTGAGCAAATGCAGGTAATTTTTCATCTCTACCATCTATCTGAGATTTGCCTATTTTAGTTTACTTTTCGAGAGAATAATGAGCATTTGGTGGATGGTCTATATGGCTCCAATTTTCTCAGTTTTCCTATATtcgcattatttttttatcattgaatGTCCGTCCTCATTAGGCATCATGTGCTATAATACTACACGAgcaaaaaaagttaattttgcCATTTTGCTGATACTGAATATCTCACAACTTTCTATTTATTGGTAACACTAGGATTGGGAGGATGGATTATCTGAGAGTGATGCTGATGGATCTTTCTTGCATGAGAATTGGAACAAAGATCTACGTCTCTTTAGTGATGGAGAAGATGGAGGACAGCAACTACTTCAGGTTTTTATGTTCATCCTTTTTGTCATATATTCACATTGATGCTACATTATATCCCATTTATGTTATTAAATCTACTCAGCATTCATAATATTGCTATTTTAGTTGTTCATACTGCGAGCAGAAGCCGAGTTCCAAGCCATTTCTGGTGAAAATCTTGCTCACAACCTTCAGGCTATAGATTCATTGAAAACAAAAGTGGGTTACCTGTATGGTGGCCACCCAATAAAGACACTATCATTTTCTCCTGAACCAAAAGAACATCAGCAAGCTCGCAGTGAAATATTCAAACCGAGAAAAATTGGCAGCCATATGATGGCGGATATCAAATATAAGGGTGACTGGATGAAACGCCCCATCTCTGATGATGAGGTTGCTTGGCTTGCAAAATTGCTTGTCTGGTTGTCAGCTTGGTTGAACGAGAGTCTTGGATTAAATCAACCAGATAGCAGCCAAGTAAGTTCTACATGGTCTTATGTGGAGGTTTCTACTGATGATGTGTACAACATACGTGGTCCAGCAGAAACTATCAAGGCTGTTTCA comes from Ziziphus jujuba cultivar Dongzao chromosome 6, ASM3175591v1 and encodes:
- the LOC107430277 gene encoding uncharacterized protein LOC107430277; translated protein: MHPHAYTVDSHSKSQDLAATVLSSSTPAQISSACASIDSVLHSLSPDQSRHFFSVTFPTLIRKLFGFDDAQPSSFPSTSTTTNPHSSNGWIDTVIASNDPELANRVFSLLAPNGVLLSSISAVDRLSLVKYVFPFERLPEWARFMLSSDKNCRVLSDLCPIFKGRVKEDSIKSSVYQIQLSVFEYYMFWFAYYPVCRGNNENSDNVSAKRSRRFKLENWVSSISGFSSARRSSEHKIECNLYMRLLYAYLRAFVPVHDLNSHQPYRSSLLHHSMSFDGTIIMQAEFLVNTFTHFWLVDNDFSPLPVNLCKSFGVSFPLHSVLGETPPTAGLGEFVNLFVKYLNLSSLVHTDGNENVEHNGSPRWRITGSFDSSKSKDVMVGSPNFRTVGTWNLSIQRPLYRFIFRTFLFCPMETSIKNASQVFSVWISYMEPWLISLDDFVDLDVIVNASAKNSRKADSQDLVGGYTSSWQGYVLSNYLYYSSLVMHFIGFAHKFLHADVEIIVQMVLKVINVLTSSKELFDLIKMVDSVFHSKQAGCGKSMLNSLCRFVPSIREQMQDWEDGLSESDADGSFLHENWNKDLRLFSDGEDGGQQLLQLFILRAEAEFQAISGENLAHNLQAIDSLKTKVGYLYGGHPIKTLSFSPEPKEHQQARSEIFKPRKIGSHMMADIKYKGDWMKRPISDDEVAWLAKLLVWLSAWLNESLGLNQPDSSQVSSTWSYVEVSTDDVYNIRGPAETIKAVSCAVCSWLLMLSTIMVRQMRKHGLRVNLRMFASKKVVMVLLLSAVFSILKKAFGQFHRV